A window of Pyrus communis chromosome 3, drPyrComm1.1, whole genome shotgun sequence genomic DNA:
TGGTGACTAATGACATTAATCCTCACATTGGAAGCGTGCACGTCAGGAGTGGTATCTCACACGTTTTGtaggaacaagaagaagaagctcaCTCCACAACTAATTAACTAATCATGCAAGCTATTTACATGAGGCATCTGTTCCCGTGGTGGACCATTATTTGGAATCTACTATTATAATATTTTGTTGGActcaaaatatttgaaaattatttgttCAATTATTCAGGTAGACAAGGCAAATCATTCACACTTTGTAACTCTGTGTTCACTTTCCGATGTACACAATCATTCATACCTGTTCGTTAAATTAATCGATTATTTCGCgtgatgaaaaatatataaaattagaTGAGACCATAACATAGATCGCACTAGCAAATACAAGAAATTTTCTTCTCAAAGGCAAGTTAAAGCTCGCACTACTTTGCCTTAGTTGCCTTTGGCTTCGTACTCTACCTCAGCCTTTTCGTGTATAGCAATAATGTGCAATGCGGATAAGCGCAACTGCATGCATTATTGATCCTATGCAGTTGTCCTATCATGAAATTTTGTCTCTAACTTGCTGTACTCTACAAGTTATATTATCCAACATATATTGATTATGTCCAAGAAATTATATTATCAACGTCCTTAGTGTCAACATTATTTTTCACTTGGCCCATTGTTATTAGTAACAGAAACaagaaattgaatttaaaatttcttttaGTATTACAAAGCGAGATAATGCAATACACCAATAGTTAATTGGTCACTAGCCTGGATGTACAAAAGATATATTGTAGAATTGATAAGAGATATACGATTACgatgagaaagaaaagaatggAATGTGAAGCAATTGGATGAAACCCCAATTATGATTTATGATCAAGTACAAGACGTCATCAGAAGAATTGTAATGAGTTTCATACACAATTGTATATGGGAAGAAATAGAATTATTACAAGAATATGGTCAATCCAATTAATTCCAGTATTTGAACAAAATCCTAAGTGCAGGGGGAGGGAGTAAAACCCAGTGTCCTCCTCCCCAAGTCAAATTCCCACAAATGGTGTTGCTGCATAATGTTACCAATAATTGAGGGACCAACTTTAATTGGCACAAACCCTAGACACATCGCCCCGACAGCTACATTAAGAGCATAGGCCTTCACTGGTGGCTCAAATTTAGCTCCATCTGCAAAGTGAATTGCAAATTTAGGCACTAAAGACTCGTTGAATCCCTTAGGACTGAAGCAAAACTCAAAAGGGTCTCCATCTGCTGGCACTTTTTTCAATTTCGACAAAGCCCTTGTCATTACATCCATGACAGCGTTATATGCCGGCCTTCTCAGAAGTGTGAGGCTTGTGCCTGAATCAACTATGGTTCCACCTTTAAGATTTTCGTCCCACACACGAGGTGGTATCTCTAACATTTTCCCCCCAACTGAGATTCCCTTCACATTTACTCCATAGAACGACCCCTTGTCATCGGAGTTACCTACAACCAGCTTTGTGTACCTCATTTGTTTATGCAATATAGCTGGTTTGTGGCCACCAAATGTAAGATAACTTGAGACGTTTCTGGGGCTTTGCTGATCAACCAGGCAATAAGAAAACTTGCCACCAAAGTTTGGGGCAGCTTTTGTAGTGAATGAGTTCCTGCCAAAGCCCAACCCCAATATACCATCTCTATCTCTAATGCTTCCAGTCCCTCCACTGCCCTTGGTGCGGTCTGTGCAACCAACTATCACATTTTCCAGTTTGGTTCTCCTATCACTTGCCATGCTTACCCATACAGTCTCGTTGGCAAACAACCCAAATGCATGTGTCCCGTCTAGGTACCTAACAAAATAGCATTGtgccaaaaaaaagaaaacaaattaagttGCTGGTCATTCATAACTATGTTTAGATTGAGTTGTTATTAGGTTATGAACTGATAATGTATATTAGGTTAGCACTTTCCTGCACTTTCAATCTCATTCTGACCTGGAGAGGTATATAAAGAAATGGGGTGATAAGATTTAGGATTTAAGATATCCAACAGCCAAATCTCCGGAcatcttttaaaaaattatgaccGCCAGAAACATACCAACAATGTAGATCAAGCTATCGCATGTGAGTCGTATTAAGATTGGCATTTGCTTCCTATTACAGCCGCAATCACATCCAAAAGAGAACAAACTTATGTGTTCGGTACAAAAATGTGCGTCATGTGACTCTCAACTACTTACAATAAGTGCCATTTAAATCTTGTGCTGGATGTAGGTAAAACGCAGCGCCTACATCTTCTGCAGTTGATGAATTTGGGGTACCCCACAAATGTATCTGATTGTGCATAGAGACTTGTTAAGTTTTTTAACTAATTCTGTGTTGATTTCTGAGTTTTGGAAAAATCCTAGTTATCCTTTAACCATAGCAAAATGGTCCATGAACAACAATGGGGACGAAGATGATGATGCTAAACAAAAGACCCTATAAAACCCCTGGACAACACAGGACCATGTAATTTCTGTCTATGCCGACTTTATTATTTAGTATATTGTTTTACAACTAAAACCAACTTCAATAAAGACAAGTTGCCTAGCTAACAATTTTAGGTCGGCTTTAAAAACGAAATGGACGTATATACCTCAGAAAAGACACATGTTCCAGCTACTTCTGGTTTGGAttttctcttccatttccatttcaattttaaataatctTCACAAAAATATAGTGTATGATACTAACACACAGTCACGGAGTATAATTAATCCGTTAGCATAGCATGAGAATATTCGTTAAATCATGTTCTAGTACCACACACAATAGTTAGTGTCGAATCATACATCTATTAAGATATTCTCTTATCCCATTTTTGAACCAAATTTTTGGACTGATCCTAAACTGGAAACTGGATTCTTCAATTTgacatttcataaacaaaaacaaagaagcaaTAAGCAGAAAAATGGGAAAATTGAGAAGCAAGCGTACGTACGAGAAATCATATTTGCAAGGGCTCGATGGGGTGGGGCATTGGTTGAGAGAAAACATACCCGACAGACCATCCCTGCACAAATTAGAAGAACACGGTACAGATTTAAAGGAAGAAGAACGATCTGCATGGAAAATCGTCTTGCGTTGCAACCTTCCTTTGTGCGTGCCGCACCGTTTTCCGCAACGATATCGGCAGTTTACCCACGTCAAGTCACTGCCGGTATCCGCGGCCAACATGAACCTTTGTGGCGGCGTTCCGATTTTAATTTTCACCAGGTATACCCCGGAACCGTAATCCCAACCCGAACTTATCGGCATTGCCATGGAGACTCTTTTTTCCGACACCATCCGCCTCGTCGTGCTCCCGCTGCTGTTTAAAATTACCCCTTGATCATCACGAaggctttcttcttcttcttcttcttcttcatgttgTTGCCTTCTGTGTGACATCATTTGATGGCGGACAACGTCATGGCTGTGGAGCAACCTGAAGAGCTCCTGCTGGGTTTTAGGCTTCTCATCCTCATGCAGGCCATTATAATGTGGAGAGTACTTGTGGATTAGCTTGAGCTTCAAGGCGTTTTCCTGACTTGCGCCGTTGAATGCATGAACGAACACGAAGCCTTGGATTACCGAGAGGAGGAAAATGATGAAAAGGGTTGAATTTTGCTTCACCTTCGCCATcaggaaaatgaaacaaaactcagatgaaaaaattgtaaatatgggAGTGTATATAAACAGGAGAGGAGAAACGGGAAGAAAGCTAAAAAtaggttttatatttttgggaAGGGAGCAAGTGTGAGGCTGGGGTTTCTGGTTTTGCAGTTGAGGCCTAATTTGTCGGGTGTTAATTGACGACCAGAGAGATTAATGTGAGACCCTGAAattttagaagtgtttttaggAACTTTGGAGTACCTacgaattttacaatttatagtTCATTTTAAATGGGTGATAATTTTACTTGAGTTCAAAGATTATTTTGAGGCAAAAAGATGAAAGTGAATGAGATTATAAGCTCATTGCATCTTTTAGATTAATTTTCGGAGCTCAAACAAATttacaatgaaattttaaatcTGACAGATTGGAGAACATCATGTGGCAACCAAAGAATGGCTGACTTTGACACATGGCAGCAAAGAATGGCTGGTACTAAAGCATGAGCTGGCTTCACTAAAGCAGGAGGTGGCTTATTATTTGCATGCATTAAGCTGGAGGTGGCCGTGAGTTAACATGCAGTCAACATGTGTGTGTATGATTCATGGTTATATAGTAGGAGCTGTCGAATTAATGGCTTAAGTCATCCATGAGCAAACTTATCACTTTCTGCCGTCCATTGAGTCCAATTAGAGGCTAGCGTTAGCTGCCTCATTTGTAGTAGAAATGGGAGCTTTCCTGCTCCATTGTTTTTGGAAATGACGAAGCATGCAGCATGTGAGCTCTTgtaggagagagagatggagatagCATGCATGTTAAGCCATTGCCGAGAGAAATTATGAGAGTTTGACATGCAAGTGCATGCAAACATGTTTTGAACTAATGCTATATACATAGGTTTAGTTCTTATACATTATATATGTCTATAGAGAGAGAATCAAAAAGAGATTGGAAGAAGTACATGGCAATTAAAGAGCTTGTTCAAGTACGTGGAGTCTAGTTATTGTAGTAGTGACGTGGATCTTTGTTTTAGCCTTGGAATTGAGGGCTTTGAAGCCTATTTGATGACTGGACAACGATTTCTGAGACATTAAGGTAAAGATTTACATATGATCAGATTTCTGGGATTTTGTACAAGTTTCGTATGGATGAGATTTAGAGAAATTTGATGTTTGACTCAAAATTCATCAAATTTGATCTTTAAAGGATGTTTGTATGGAAAAAGTGAGTTGTACTATTGATGGATTATGTTTTGGCTTGAATGATGTGTTGAATTTCTAGGAAAACAAACCTCAAAGCCGCTGGTTTCATACCAGGGATTGAACTACGAAAATAGTTGTTATGGGAATAAAGTTTAGTCATTATATATGGACATATAGTGACATATTGTAATTGTTGAACTAGGGACTCCAAATTACTCGCGGTGCTTGCGTTTAATCGAGGTATTGATGAGGAATAATGCTTGCTTGGCTTGGAGACTAGGTAGGGCCATCCTCACTTACCCTAGATATGGAACTTTGTGCATGTATCTATATGTAAATATACGAATGCCTGTGAAAGCTGCATAGATTTTGTTGTGATAAAACCATGAGGAAAAATGGTTTTATTTTATATCATGATATGCATGTTGTTTTATGCTACAAATTAAAGTGATGACTTGAGAGTGAAGGGAGCATAGCGACCGCCTTGGGTTTGGATCCTCTAAACCTCCGGAGGGGCTACTACGAAGGGATTAGTACCGCTACCTTTCTAGGAGAGGTACTTGGATATCTAAGGGTAGAGCATTAAAGGACATTCTCTCTACACCTTACCATAAGTATATTCGTTCGGAGTTGGTCCAGTTAAGGGGGTAGTTGGTCATTGGACCGGTCATCAGGCATGTAGCAATTTATTGGGATCCCTACTTTCTTTTAAAAGGAAATTCTATGAGCATACAATCTATTTTCGAAActaaactgtcacatcccggcccgggcgcccaccacatctcgggctcgactccaccgtagcacaatattgtccactttgggcttggaccatgccttcacggttttgtttttgggaactcacacgagaacttcccagtgggtcacccatactgggattgctctcgtgcgaactcgcttaacttcgaagttccaatggaactcgaaaccagtgagctcccaaaaggccttgtgctaggtagaaatgggaatatacatataaggcttacatgatccactcccctaggcaatgtgggatgtcacataaacAAAGCTTTTGTTGTGCATCAATCATTTTCCTATAGTATATATAGTGTCGTATACTATTTTCAAACCTAGTTGGGGTGGATTCCCTGAGGGGGAGCGATGAACGTTTGTGATGCTCACCCCTACTTTATTATAGGACCGGTGCACCTACAAATAGACGATCTGGACTAAAGTTGGGACTAgcgttgtttgttatttgtcaACTTCTCGATTGTTCATTGCCTCACCGTCTTGAAGGAATCTTTTGTAGCCAAACTCAGCCATTTGTACTTTCCAAATCGTAATAAAGAGTTGGTTTAGTATGATAATTACCTTAAAGTCTTTGGTTTTGTTGTAGATTGTGAAGTTCTTTTCCTATGTAAAAATTTTATCCAAATTCAGTtgccattttatttttcattttaccAAAATGATTTTCGCTTCCGTACtgcttaaaaataaattattttattccccCTCAAATAGCCTTACGTTCTATTAGGAATGTAGTGCTATAGTGTTGGATTTTAACACTATAGTATTGCATTACTAATAGAGTGTGGCACTGTTATGTGCCCCTTTTTGGGGCGTGACAATTAAAGTGTGAGAGGTTGGAAAACCATAAAGGGGGGCGCCTTTATTTTTTGAGTTGGGGATATATATAGTATTTTGCCTTCAACCCAACTTCTGATTTGCCACTACAAGTGGCCCTCTACCACATTGGTGGAGAGAAGTATTGTTCTTGCATCACGGTATAGGTTCGAAACCGACttcctaatctaacatttaatctaataaatctatcgtttgaccaaataaaaacttatgatttgccatttagtactacgatctactAGTATTCATGTTTACTTTGTAAGCGAgagattttagattcgattcttgccaaaggtgAAGTTGAACCTCATTATTATGGCAAGCCCATTGTAAGGTTTAGTCCACTTCTCCACCCTTAGTGGTACatactatcgtttgttcattaaaaaaaaaaaacgaaaaaaaaaaaaaaaaacccccccCAACTTCTAATTTCATCTGTCTCTTTGtttctaatattattttcattttcattttcccacCACACAATTTTCTAATGAAGGATATGGGAATATGGTTGATGTGTATTCATGTCATGTCTACCTTATATGTAAATGCCTAGCCTTACTATATCTTGGAAATAAAATTCCACAAATGGCTCGTGGACTTTTTCATATTTGTCCAATTACCACCTAAACTGAATACATTTACGGTTTGATACCTAAAACTCCAAATTGTttagaattcaaaatttaaacttaggTGGTAATTGACTAAATGACTCCACGTACCATTTGTTCCATTTTTCCACAATATCATGTGTGTGGCATCCGTGATCAATAATTTTAGGGGTTGAAATGAACAATTATTCTTTTAAAATATGAGATTCATAAGATTTTGTTTAATAGCATAATGATGCCGTTTGTATAAGACTTGATGCAATAATTTAGTCATTAAAAactatttgtttgtttgatatGGAAGAAGGACAGGCATCTGTACAAACTCATGCATGTATAAAACTCTTGTACTTTTCAGATAAGATTTAAATATGGCAGAGGATAAGATAAATATGATTAAAGATATAATTTTAGATGCATGCCTCTCTGAAATATTGAAAGATGGACACGGTTTGAGTTTGAAGATGTTTTGTAAGAACTGCCTCCTTTACTAACATGCCTGCTCCTCTCAAGTCCTCTGCATGGAGCGAGACGGGTGATATTTTCACTTGCTCAACGTGGCCAGTTGGCTGAAAGTGAAAGTTTGGAAAAAGTCAATATTCTCTTTTATAAAATTCATTGAAATTCACCATTACTAAAC
This region includes:
- the LOC137729807 gene encoding aspartic proteinase NANA, chloroplast-like; its protein translation is MAKVKQNSTLFIIFLLSVIQGFVFVHAFNGASQENALKLKLIHKYSPHYNGLHEDEKPKTQQELFRLLHSHDVVRHQMMSHRRQQHEEEEEEEESLRDDQGVILNSSGSTTRRMVSEKRVSMAMPISSGWDYGSGVYLVKIKIGTPPQRFMLAADTGSDLTWVNCRYRCGKRCGTHKGRLQRKTIFHADRSSSFKSVPCSSNLCRDGLSGMFSLNQCPTPSSPCKYDFSYLDGTHAFGLFANETVWVSMASDRRTKLENVIVGCTDRTKGSGGTGSIRDRDGILGLGFGRNSFTTKAAPNFGGKFSYCLVDQQSPRNVSSYLTFGGHKPAILHKQMRYTKLVVGNSDDKGSFYGVNVKGISVGGKMLEIPPRVWDENLKGGTIVDSGTSLTLLRRPAYNAVMDVMTRALSKLKKVPADGDPFEFCFSPKGFNESLVPKFAIHFADGAKFEPPVKAYALNVAVGAMCLGFVPIKVGPSIIGNIMQQHHLWEFDLGRRTLGFTPSPCT